The following proteins come from a genomic window of Pyxidicoccus sp. MSG2:
- a CDS encoding pseudouridine synthase — MTPFEPQPATADVAGCFPSPFDEQGPRALARRAAEQLQAELRAGFVAPGIPAALLDSREGGKMFGVLVVREPGGRIGYLRAFSGMLAGRWDVPGFVPPLFDRDVRARLEPDGEAVVKALHARTETHRASPELVELRAALEAQQTRHASERVAMRARHEERRKQRHARRAELTAESAALQAPEPSTAAPDEAVRRAALHALDQESRGDKAEARRLDTAQEEERRTLAPRLAKLERRLRALERLRRIVSRALMKRLHDTYDVPNARGERRPLRTLFTSGEPPSGAADCAAPKLLAQAFRLGLQPLALAEFWWGAPPLSGGRVSGAFYAACRDKCGPLLPYMLKGLSVAPPRAFAPAAATSEGLSILFEDTWLVVVDKPHGLLSVPGREASLTDSVLTRLRARYPHATGPLLVHRLDLDTSGLLVAALDSRTHETLQRQFLHRTVHKRYVAWLQGLVKGERGTIDFPIRVDLDDRPRQIHDPVHGKPAVTEWHVLERDGERTRVAFFPHTGRTHQLRVHAAHPLGLGAPIVGDRLYGHPGERLLLHAEALSFLHPGTGQPVTFERPAPF; from the coding sequence GTGACACCGTTCGAGCCGCAGCCCGCGACGGCGGACGTCGCGGGCTGCTTCCCGAGCCCCTTCGACGAGCAGGGCCCTCGAGCGCTCGCCCGGCGGGCCGCGGAGCAGCTGCAGGCGGAGCTTCGCGCGGGGTTCGTGGCCCCCGGGATTCCGGCCGCGCTGCTCGACAGCCGCGAGGGCGGGAAGATGTTCGGCGTGCTCGTGGTGCGCGAGCCCGGCGGACGCATCGGCTACCTGCGGGCCTTCTCCGGGATGCTCGCGGGACGGTGGGATGTGCCCGGCTTCGTCCCGCCGCTGTTCGACCGCGACGTCCGCGCGCGGCTGGAGCCCGACGGCGAGGCCGTGGTGAAGGCGCTCCACGCCCGCACGGAGACACACCGTGCGTCGCCGGAGTTGGTGGAGCTGAGGGCCGCGCTCGAAGCCCAGCAGACGCGTCATGCGTCGGAGCGCGTGGCGATGCGGGCCCGGCATGAGGAGCGACGGAAGCAGCGCCACGCGCGCAGGGCGGAGCTCACGGCCGAGAGCGCGGCGCTCCAGGCGCCGGAGCCGTCCACCGCGGCACCCGATGAGGCCGTGCGGCGCGCGGCCCTCCATGCGCTGGACCAGGAGAGCCGGGGCGACAAGGCGGAAGCGCGCCGGCTGGACACGGCGCAGGAAGAGGAACGACGGACGCTCGCGCCGAGACTCGCGAAGCTGGAGCGGCGGCTGCGGGCCCTGGAGCGGCTGCGCCGCATCGTCAGCCGCGCGCTCATGAAGCGGCTCCACGACACCTACGACGTGCCGAATGCGCGCGGCGAGCGCCGGCCGCTGCGCACCTTGTTCACGTCGGGCGAGCCACCGTCGGGGGCCGCGGACTGCGCCGCGCCGAAGCTCCTCGCGCAGGCCTTCAGGCTCGGCCTCCAACCCCTGGCGCTCGCGGAGTTCTGGTGGGGTGCGCCTCCGCTCTCGGGAGGCCGCGTCTCCGGCGCGTTCTACGCCGCGTGCCGGGACAAGTGCGGGCCGCTGCTGCCGTACATGCTGAAGGGACTGTCCGTCGCGCCGCCCCGGGCCTTCGCTCCCGCCGCCGCCACGAGCGAAGGGCTGTCCATCCTCTTCGAGGACACCTGGCTCGTCGTGGTGGACAAGCCCCACGGCCTGCTCTCCGTGCCCGGCCGGGAGGCCTCGCTGACGGACTCGGTGCTCACCCGGCTGCGCGCGCGGTATCCCCACGCGACGGGCCCGCTGCTCGTGCACCGGCTCGACCTGGACACGTCGGGGCTGCTCGTCGCGGCGCTCGATTCGCGGACCCACGAGACGCTGCAGCGGCAGTTCCTCCACCGGACGGTGCACAAGCGCTACGTGGCCTGGCTCCAGGGCCTCGTGAAGGGCGAGCGGGGCACCATCGACTTCCCCATCCGCGTGGACCTGGATGACCGGCCCCGGCAGATTCACGACCCCGTCCACGGCAAGCCCGCGGTGACGGAGTGGCACGTGCTGGAGCGCGACGGCGAGCGCACGCGCGTGGCCTTCTTCCCGCACACCGGCCGCACGCACCAGCTCCGCGTCCACGCGGCGCATCCGCTCGGCCTCGGGGCACCCATCGTCGGAGACCGCCTCTACGGCCACCCCGGTGAGCGCCTGCTCCTGCACGCGGAGGCGCTGTCCTTCCTGCACCCGGGCACGGGCCAGCCCGTCACCTTCGAGCGGCCCGCGCCGTTCTAG
- a CDS encoding class I SAM-dependent methyltransferase — MPDQSPALLRELHLLTREGNLNADALRKLKQVNHLMGLLRPAVEDVQARHPDSVMVDAGSGNAYLGFVLYELFLKDADKGTLLSIEGRPELTERAKGRAERLGFKRMQFQTAHIDQGQYPERIHLLMALHACDTATDDALVAAIRHGADHVAVVPCCQAEVAAQLKEKRPVVAGSGAMSQLYAHPWHRREFGSHLTNVIRALTLEAFGYQVTVTELTGWEHSLKNELILGRKVHRENRRARVQLERLLAETGVAPKLTRELGVKPAVQSVPDAETEPAAPEGSEAPEPAGA, encoded by the coding sequence TTGCCGGACCAGTCCCCGGCGCTGTTGCGGGAGTTGCACCTGCTCACGCGCGAGGGGAACCTCAACGCGGACGCGCTGCGCAAGCTCAAGCAGGTCAACCACCTGATGGGCCTGTTGCGTCCCGCGGTTGAGGACGTGCAGGCGCGCCACCCCGACTCCGTCATGGTGGACGCGGGCAGCGGCAACGCCTACCTGGGCTTCGTCCTCTACGAGCTGTTCCTGAAGGACGCGGACAAGGGCACGCTGCTGTCCATCGAGGGCCGGCCGGAGCTGACCGAGCGCGCGAAGGGGCGCGCGGAGCGGCTGGGCTTCAAGCGGATGCAGTTCCAGACGGCGCACATCGACCAGGGGCAGTACCCGGAGCGCATCCACCTGCTCATGGCGCTGCACGCGTGCGACACGGCGACGGACGACGCGCTGGTGGCGGCCATCCGTCACGGGGCGGACCATGTGGCGGTGGTGCCGTGCTGTCAGGCGGAGGTGGCCGCGCAGCTCAAGGAGAAGCGGCCGGTGGTGGCGGGCAGCGGCGCCATGTCGCAGCTGTACGCGCACCCGTGGCACCGGCGCGAGTTCGGCTCGCACCTGACGAACGTCATCCGCGCGCTGACGCTGGAGGCCTTCGGCTACCAGGTGACGGTGACGGAGCTGACGGGCTGGGAGCACTCGCTGAAGAACGAGCTGATTCTCGGGCGCAAGGTGCACCGGGAGAACCGCCGCGCGCGCGTGCAGTTGGAGCGACTGCTGGCGGAGACGGGCGTGGCGCCGAAGCTGACGCGCGAGCTGGGCGTGAAGCCCGCCGTGCAGTCCGTCCCGGACGCGGAGACGGAGCCGGCCGCGCCGGAAGGCTCCGAGGCCCCGGAGCCCGCGGGCGCGTAG
- the clpA gene encoding ATP-dependent Clp protease ATP-binding subunit ClpA: protein MAGPLIAKELQASFRTALEEARKMRHEYLTLEHLLLALTKDSRTREVLRACGANVKRLQERLVSFLEETVERLPEGVEAEPQQTIGVERVLHRAAMHALSAEQKLIDGGDVLVAMFREEESQALYLLQQEGVTRLDLLNYISHGISKDGEGAGGEASEGAEGAASRGAPMGDDEEGESPRKSPLEAYTTQLNIEAKEGRIDPLIGREKELERTIQVLCRRRKNNPLYVGEAGVGKTAIAEGLALFIHEGRVPEALKNSVVYSLDMGALLAGTKFRGQFEERLKGVLKALQEQKDAILFIDEIHTIVGAGATSGGSMDASNLLKPALASGRLRCIGSTTFQEYKAAFERDRALSRRFQKIEVGEPSVEDTVLILEGLKSRYEEHHGVKYVPEAIRAAAELSAKHINDRFLPDKAIDVIDETGAAERLKPEGKRTNTVTAADVENVVAKMAKIPAKSVSASEGVQLQNLEKELQAVIFGQDAAIKDLVSAIKLARSGLRAPEKPIGSFLFSGPTGVGKTELAKQLAQTLGVEFLRFDMSEYSEKHTVSRLIGAPPGYVGFDQGGLLTDAVRKHPYAVLVLDEIEKAHPDLFNILLQVMDHATLTDNNGRKADFRNIVLILTTNAGAQEMSTKAIGFGDLQKPADGTRAKKAIERTFTPEFRNRLDGWILFSGLPPEIILKVVDKEVRLLQKMLDEKKVKLELTPAARAWLAEHGYDPAFGARPMARLVDNSLKKPLAEALLFGDLKNGGVARYDVEGDSLKLQTKPATAEAAPA, encoded by the coding sequence GTGGCAGGACCGCTGATTGCCAAAGAGTTGCAGGCCAGCTTCCGCACCGCCCTGGAAGAGGCGCGGAAGATGCGCCACGAGTACCTGACGCTGGAGCACCTGCTCCTCGCACTCACGAAGGACTCGCGGACACGCGAGGTCCTCCGTGCATGCGGGGCCAACGTGAAGCGCCTCCAGGAACGGCTGGTCTCCTTCCTGGAGGAGACGGTCGAACGGCTGCCCGAGGGCGTGGAGGCCGAGCCCCAGCAGACCATTGGCGTGGAGCGCGTGCTCCACCGCGCCGCCATGCATGCCTTGTCCGCCGAGCAGAAGCTCATCGACGGGGGCGACGTGCTGGTGGCCATGTTCCGCGAGGAGGAGAGCCAGGCGCTGTACCTCCTGCAGCAGGAGGGCGTCACCCGGCTGGACCTCCTGAACTACATCTCCCACGGCATCTCCAAGGACGGAGAGGGCGCGGGGGGCGAGGCCTCCGAGGGCGCGGAGGGCGCGGCCAGCCGCGGCGCGCCCATGGGGGATGACGAGGAGGGTGAGTCTCCCCGGAAGAGCCCGCTGGAGGCCTACACCACCCAGCTCAACATCGAGGCGAAGGAGGGTCGCATCGACCCGCTCATCGGCCGCGAGAAGGAGCTGGAGCGCACCATCCAGGTGCTCTGCCGCCGCCGGAAGAACAACCCGCTCTACGTGGGCGAGGCGGGCGTGGGCAAGACGGCCATCGCGGAAGGGCTGGCCCTGTTCATCCACGAGGGCCGGGTGCCGGAGGCGCTGAAGAACTCCGTCGTCTACTCGCTGGACATGGGCGCGCTGCTCGCGGGCACCAAGTTCCGCGGACAGTTCGAGGAGCGCCTCAAGGGCGTGCTCAAGGCGCTGCAGGAGCAGAAGGACGCCATCCTCTTCATCGACGAGATTCACACCATCGTCGGCGCCGGCGCCACCAGCGGCGGCTCCATGGACGCGTCCAACCTGCTCAAGCCCGCGCTGGCCAGCGGGCGGCTGCGCTGCATCGGCTCGACGACGTTCCAGGAGTACAAGGCGGCCTTCGAGCGGGACAGGGCGCTGTCCCGGCGCTTCCAGAAGATTGAAGTGGGCGAGCCCAGCGTGGAGGACACCGTCCTCATCCTGGAGGGGCTGAAGAGCCGCTACGAGGAGCACCACGGCGTGAAGTACGTGCCGGAGGCCATCCGCGCCGCGGCGGAGCTGTCCGCCAAGCACATCAACGACCGGTTCCTCCCGGACAAGGCCATCGACGTCATCGACGAGACGGGCGCCGCCGAGCGGCTCAAGCCGGAGGGCAAGCGCACCAACACCGTCACCGCCGCGGACGTCGAGAACGTCGTGGCGAAGATGGCGAAGATTCCCGCCAAGAGCGTGTCCGCCAGCGAGGGCGTCCAGCTCCAGAATCTGGAGAAGGAGCTCCAGGCGGTCATCTTCGGGCAGGACGCGGCCATCAAGGACCTGGTCAGCGCCATCAAACTGGCGCGCTCCGGCCTGCGTGCGCCGGAGAAGCCCATCGGCTCGTTCCTCTTCTCCGGCCCCACGGGCGTGGGCAAGACGGAGCTGGCCAAGCAGCTCGCTCAGACGCTGGGCGTGGAGTTCCTGCGCTTCGACATGAGCGAGTACTCGGAGAAGCACACGGTGAGCCGGCTCATCGGCGCGCCTCCGGGCTACGTGGGCTTCGACCAGGGCGGCCTGCTCACGGACGCCGTGCGCAAGCACCCGTACGCGGTGCTGGTGCTGGATGAAATCGAGAAGGCCCACCCGGACCTCTTCAACATCCTGCTCCAGGTGATGGACCACGCGACGCTGACGGACAACAACGGCCGCAAGGCCGACTTCCGCAACATCGTCCTCATCCTCACCACCAACGCGGGCGCCCAGGAGATGAGCACCAAGGCCATTGGCTTCGGGGATTTGCAGAAGCCCGCGGACGGCACCCGCGCGAAGAAGGCGATTGAGCGCACCTTCACCCCCGAGTTCCGCAACCGGCTCGACGGGTGGATTCTCTTCTCCGGCCTGCCGCCGGAAATCATCCTGAAGGTCGTGGACAAGGAAGTCCGCCTCCTCCAGAAGATGCTGGACGAGAAGAAGGTGAAGCTGGAGCTCACGCCCGCCGCCCGCGCGTGGCTGGCTGAGCACGGCTACGACCCGGCCTTCGGCGCGCGCCCCATGGCCCGCCTCGTGGACAACTCGCTGAAGAAGCCGCTCGCCGAGGCGCTCCTCTTCGGGGACCTCAAGAACGGCGGCGTCGCCCGCTACGACGTGGAGGGTGACAGCCTGAAGCTGCAGACGAAGCCCGCCACCGCCGAAGCGGCACCGGCGTAG
- a CDS encoding DNA-3-methyladenine glycosylase I gives MMEGLVEGPDGTRRCRWAGSAPDYIAYHDTEWGRPVTDDRRLFEKLCLEGFQSGLSWLTILRKREAFREAFLDFDFTRLVRFTERDVERLLGNAGIVRHRGKIESVVNNARRACELVEQEGSLAAFVWRFEPSEASRPRHLTWEVLRSMPTTPESTALSRELRKRGWSFVGPTTSYAFMQAMGMVNDHVDGCALRHEAERLRTSLRRPG, from the coding sequence ATGATGGAAGGACTCGTCGAGGGGCCGGACGGAACACGGCGGTGCAGGTGGGCGGGGAGCGCTCCGGACTACATCGCCTACCACGACACGGAGTGGGGCCGGCCGGTGACGGACGACCGGCGCCTCTTCGAGAAGCTCTGCCTCGAGGGCTTCCAGTCGGGCCTGAGCTGGCTCACCATCCTCCGCAAGCGCGAGGCCTTCCGCGAGGCGTTCCTCGACTTCGACTTCACCCGGCTGGTCCGCTTCACCGAGCGCGACGTGGAGCGGCTCCTCGGCAACGCGGGCATCGTGCGCCACCGGGGGAAGATTGAGTCCGTGGTGAACAACGCCCGCCGCGCGTGCGAATTGGTGGAGCAGGAGGGCTCGCTCGCCGCCTTCGTCTGGCGCTTCGAGCCCTCCGAGGCCAGCCGGCCCCGGCACCTCACCTGGGAGGTGCTGCGGAGCATGCCCACCACCCCCGAGTCCACCGCGCTCTCCCGCGAGCTGCGCAAGCGGGGGTGGAGCTTCGTGGGCCCCACCACGTCCTACGCCTTCATGCAGGCGATGGGGATGGTGAATGACCACGTGGACGGCTGCGCGCTCCGGCACGAAGCGGAGCGCCTGCGCACGTCCCTGCGCCGGCCCGGGTAG
- a CDS encoding NifU family protein, whose translation MSVNIQLEWTPNPSTLKYVVDRKLLAGGALNFTNRDDAQAKSPLAHKLMDVRGVTAVMIGSNFVTVTKGEEGEWDEMNDAVMSTLDSHLTANEPVVDEAAVAAARQASSGAEGGSIQARIQDILDSEIRPAVAQDGGDITLDRFEDGIVYLHMKGSCAGCPSSTATLKMGIEGRLREAIPEVLEVVSV comes from the coding sequence ATGTCGGTGAACATCCAGCTCGAGTGGACCCCGAACCCCAGCACGCTGAAGTACGTGGTCGACCGGAAGCTGCTGGCCGGCGGCGCACTGAACTTCACGAACCGGGACGACGCCCAGGCGAAGTCTCCGCTGGCGCACAAGCTGATGGACGTGCGCGGCGTGACGGCGGTGATGATTGGCAGCAACTTCGTGACGGTGACGAAGGGCGAAGAGGGCGAGTGGGACGAGATGAATGACGCGGTCATGTCCACGCTGGACTCGCACCTGACGGCCAACGAGCCGGTGGTGGACGAGGCGGCGGTGGCGGCGGCGCGTCAGGCCTCGTCGGGGGCGGAGGGTGGCTCCATCCAGGCGCGCATCCAGGACATCCTGGACAGCGAAATCCGCCCGGCGGTGGCGCAGGACGGCGGCGACATCACGCTGGACCGCTTCGAGGACGGCATCGTCTACCTGCACATGAAGGGCTCGTGCGCGGGCTGCCCGTCGTCCACGGCCACCCTGAAGATGGGCATCGAGGGGCGCCTGCGTGAGGCCATCCCCGAAGTGCTCGAGGTGGTGTCCGTCTGA
- a CDS encoding DUF2378 family protein, whose protein sequence is MSSQRRPQETPVPTPRVPASVFEGLFVRGLKAEGRLVSELAALGYDLKKPEMDYPIQLWQRVTTLARQEVYPELGEETAYRQLGRVLVSGFAETFVGRVAAVALPMIGPLRALERIPRYLSLMGRTDVVVTLTPVGDRGRRIYFTDRYNRPDLMAGGLERMLELTSVQPRITVEERGPEGYRLLVRW, encoded by the coding sequence ATGAGCAGCCAACGCCGCCCCCAGGAAACGCCCGTTCCGACGCCTCGCGTGCCCGCGAGTGTGTTCGAGGGGCTGTTCGTGCGGGGACTCAAGGCGGAGGGGCGGCTGGTGTCGGAGCTGGCGGCGCTCGGCTACGACCTGAAGAAACCGGAGATGGACTACCCCATCCAGCTCTGGCAGCGTGTGACGACCCTGGCGCGCCAGGAGGTGTATCCGGAGCTGGGCGAGGAGACCGCCTACCGGCAGCTCGGCCGCGTGCTCGTCTCGGGCTTCGCGGAGACCTTCGTGGGCCGCGTCGCCGCGGTGGCCCTGCCGATGATTGGCCCCCTGCGCGCCCTGGAGCGCATCCCGCGCTACCTGTCGTTAATGGGGCGCACGGACGTGGTGGTGACGCTGACGCCCGTGGGGGACCGCGGCCGCCGCATCTACTTCACGGACCGCTACAACCGGCCGGACCTGATGGCGGGCGGACTGGAGCGGATGCTGGAGCTGACCTCCGTGCAGCCGCGAATCACCGTGGAGGAACGCGGCCCCGAGGGTTACCGTCTGTTGGTGCGTTGGTAG
- a CDS encoding GNAT family N-acetyltransferase has product MSTPLPTTLRILPSITEVPRATWDALVDEAGLPFLEWTFLACLEESGSAVPERGWHPRHLTLWRGSRLVAAAPAYLKDDSNGEFVFDGPWATAAERAGLRYFPKLVITVPFTPATGRRVLVAPGEDRRAREAELYAAAQEYARAERLSGIHVLFPTEDELPVLEAQGFAVRLGVQYQWRNEGYRTLDDFLGRFHSKRRTQLRRELRAPAAQGIEVRTLAGEALADVDAETVYRLYASTVDKYPWGMRFLTPDFFARMLACFRHRCEWVEARREGRLVAGAFNLAGPNVLYGRYWGCFEEHPFLHFNVCLYHPVEQGIARGLSRFEPGHGGEHKLTRGFEPHLTYSAHLLLHPGLDRAVRGFLAHERAAVEGGLPQWRAETGFKEGA; this is encoded by the coding sequence ATGTCCACCCCGCTGCCCACCACCCTGCGCATCCTGCCCTCCATCACCGAGGTCCCCCGTGCCACGTGGGATGCCCTGGTGGACGAGGCCGGCCTGCCCTTCCTGGAGTGGACCTTCCTGGCGTGCCTGGAGGAGAGCGGCAGCGCGGTGCCGGAGCGGGGCTGGCATCCCCGCCACCTCACGCTGTGGCGCGGCTCGCGCCTCGTCGCCGCCGCGCCCGCGTATCTCAAGGACGACAGCAACGGAGAGTTCGTCTTCGACGGGCCCTGGGCCACCGCCGCCGAGCGCGCGGGGCTGCGTTACTTCCCGAAGCTCGTCATCACCGTGCCCTTCACCCCCGCCACCGGCCGCCGCGTGCTGGTGGCCCCGGGCGAGGACCGCCGCGCGCGCGAGGCCGAGCTGTACGCCGCCGCGCAGGAGTACGCCCGCGCCGAGCGCCTGTCCGGCATCCACGTCCTCTTCCCCACCGAGGACGAGCTGCCCGTGTTGGAGGCCCAGGGCTTCGCGGTGCGCCTGGGCGTCCAGTACCAGTGGCGCAACGAGGGCTACCGCACGCTGGACGACTTCCTCGGGCGCTTCCACTCCAAGCGGCGCACCCAGCTGCGCCGCGAATTGCGCGCCCCGGCAGCCCAGGGCATCGAGGTGCGCACCCTGGCCGGCGAAGCGCTGGCGGACGTGGACGCGGAGACCGTCTACCGCCTGTATGCCTCCACGGTGGACAAGTACCCGTGGGGCATGCGGTTTCTCACCCCGGACTTCTTCGCGCGGATGCTCGCCTGCTTCCGGCACCGCTGTGAGTGGGTGGAGGCCCGGCGGGAAGGACGGTTGGTGGCCGGAGCGTTCAACCTCGCTGGCCCCAACGTCCTCTACGGCCGTTATTGGGGCTGTTTCGAGGAGCATCCCTTCCTGCACTTCAACGTCTGCCTGTACCACCCGGTGGAGCAGGGCATCGCCCGGGGGCTTTCACGCTTCGAGCCGGGACACGGCGGAGAGCACAAGCTCACCCGGGGATTCGAGCCGCACCTCACATACAGTGCGCACCTGCTCCTCCACCCCGGCCTGGACCGCGCCGTGCGCGGCTTCCTGGCCCACGAGCGGGCAGCCGTGGAAGGCGGCCTGCCCCAGTGGCGGGCGGAAACCGGTTTCAAGGAGGGGGCCTGA
- a CDS encoding methyl-accepting chemotaxis protein: MKPSQPSLTTQLSQQFRQSLGLAPKFILLTAVITATLALSLTAIATQRLESGLLANHTEEGQLVARSIAVAAEQGITAGDGTLQPMLDVSRDSDDLDYIFVQDANGNVVAHSFASAFPEPLKAAVVEAGDSAVVELEVGDIHLRAVNVAAPVAGGKLGTVHVGMSLDHIAGQVSSLRWRMAGFALLLVTLGVAVSALFGRSIVRPLRNLTEVAGHIVESGDLTRPIQVKSGDEVGRLANSFAQMVGRLREVTINLQQAATALTQSTEHLNTSSTDQAQTISRQAAALQETQVTAQEIKQTSMLAAQKAESVLSVAERADTLAKSGEASIELTMAGLNDIRVQVGEIAQKILELGERTQQIGGITQTVKDLADQSNMLALNAAIESVRSGEHGKGFGVVAREIRALADQSIQATTRVRELLDDIANSVTSAVRITERGAERMEAGLAQVRTSGQNLRELSSIVQDNAAAVRQIAAAVSQQNVGINQITLAVNDLSKMMDETVARIGSTGEAATTLQIISEQLSSAVKSYRVG; encoded by the coding sequence GTGAAACCTTCGCAACCTTCGCTCACCACGCAGTTGAGCCAGCAGTTCCGCCAGTCCCTGGGGCTGGCGCCGAAGTTCATCCTCCTCACCGCGGTCATCACCGCGACGCTGGCCCTCAGCCTCACCGCCATCGCCACGCAGCGGCTGGAGAGCGGCCTGCTGGCCAACCACACGGAGGAGGGGCAGTTGGTGGCCCGGAGCATCGCGGTGGCCGCCGAGCAGGGCATCACCGCGGGCGACGGCACGCTCCAGCCCATGCTGGACGTCAGCCGTGACAGCGACGACCTGGACTACATCTTCGTCCAGGATGCCAACGGCAACGTCGTGGCGCACTCCTTCGCCAGCGCCTTCCCGGAGCCGCTCAAGGCCGCCGTCGTCGAGGCGGGAGACTCGGCCGTGGTGGAGCTGGAGGTCGGTGACATCCACCTGCGCGCGGTGAATGTCGCCGCCCCGGTGGCCGGCGGCAAGCTGGGCACGGTGCACGTGGGCATGTCGCTGGACCACATCGCTGGCCAGGTCTCCTCGCTGCGCTGGCGGATGGCGGGGTTCGCCCTGCTGCTGGTGACCCTGGGCGTGGCGGTGTCCGCGCTGTTCGGCCGCAGCATCGTCCGGCCGCTGCGCAACCTGACGGAGGTGGCGGGCCACATCGTCGAGTCCGGCGACCTCACCCGCCCCATCCAGGTGAAGAGCGGCGACGAGGTGGGCCGGCTGGCCAACTCCTTCGCGCAGATGGTGGGCCGGCTGCGCGAAGTCACCATCAACCTCCAGCAGGCCGCCACCGCGCTCACCCAGTCCACCGAGCACCTCAACACGTCCTCCACCGACCAGGCGCAGACCATCTCCCGGCAGGCCGCCGCCCTCCAGGAGACGCAGGTGACGGCGCAGGAAATCAAGCAGACGTCGATGCTCGCCGCGCAGAAGGCGGAGAGCGTGCTCTCCGTGGCCGAGCGCGCGGACACCCTGGCCAAGTCGGGCGAGGCCTCCATCGAGCTCACCATGGCGGGCCTCAACGACATCCGCGTCCAGGTGGGTGAGATTGCCCAGAAGATTCTCGAGCTGGGCGAGCGCACGCAGCAGATTGGCGGCATCACCCAGACGGTGAAGGACCTGGCGGACCAGTCCAACATGCTCGCGCTCAACGCGGCCATCGAGTCCGTCCGCTCGGGTGAGCACGGCAAGGGCTTTGGCGTGGTGGCCCGCGAAATCCGCGCGCTCGCGGACCAGTCCATCCAGGCCACCACCCGCGTGCGCGAGCTGCTGGACGACATCGCCAACTCCGTGACGTCCGCCGTGCGAATCACCGAGCGCGGCGCCGAGCGCATGGAGGCGGGCCTCGCCCAGGTGCGCACCAGCGGGCAGAACCTGCGCGAGCTGTCCTCCATCGTCCAGGACAACGCCGCCGCCGTCCGCCAGATTGCCGCCGCCGTGAGCCAGCAGAACGTGGGCATCAATCAAATCACCCTGGCCGTGAATGACCTCTCCAAGATGATGGACGAGACGGTGGCCCGCATCGGCTCCACCGGCGAGGCCGCCACCACGCTCCAAATCATCTCCGAGCAGCTCTCCAGCGCGGTGAAGAGCTACCGCGTCGGCTGA
- a CDS encoding ATP-dependent Clp protease adaptor ClpS, translating to MAQKHEHDTSVVTESAPKQKLKRPTLYKVLLHNDNYTTREFVVAVLKEIFHKSETDAVQIMLHVHYNGVGVAGVYTFEVAETKVKTVEAAAQENGFPLRLSMEPEEG from the coding sequence ATGGCGCAGAAGCACGAGCACGATACCTCCGTCGTCACGGAGTCAGCACCCAAGCAGAAGCTCAAGAGGCCCACCCTCTACAAGGTGCTCCTGCACAACGACAACTACACGACGCGGGAGTTCGTTGTCGCCGTGCTCAAGGAGATCTTCCACAAGTCGGAGACGGATGCCGTGCAGATCATGCTGCACGTTCATTACAACGGGGTCGGGGTTGCCGGCGTCTATACGTTCGAGGTCGCCGAAACGAAGGTCAAGACGGTGGAGGCCGCGGCTCAGGAGAATGGTTTTCCCCTGCGGCTCTCCATGGAACCCGAGGAAGGTTGA
- a CDS encoding 5' nucleotidase, NT5C type, whose protein sequence is MSDTVKRSELVALVDMDGTLCDYQGAMLRDLERLRSPGEPPLTAELEDSPWLRARQELIRGQPGWWARLERRQQGFDVLEELRALEFELHVLTKGPANSTNAWAEKLQWCQAHVPDARVTVTMDKGLVYGKVLVDDWPEYIHRWLMWRPRGLVIVPAQPWNVGFEHPNALRYDGTNLAEVRARLRAVRDAALGEAR, encoded by the coding sequence ATGTCTGACACGGTGAAGCGGTCGGAGCTGGTGGCGCTCGTCGACATGGACGGGACGCTCTGCGACTACCAGGGGGCCATGCTCCGGGATTTGGAGCGGCTGCGCAGTCCGGGCGAGCCTCCGCTGACGGCCGAGCTCGAGGACTCGCCGTGGCTGCGGGCGCGGCAGGAGCTCATTCGCGGGCAGCCGGGGTGGTGGGCGCGGCTGGAGCGGCGGCAGCAGGGCTTCGACGTGCTGGAGGAATTGCGCGCGCTCGAGTTCGAGCTGCACGTGCTCACCAAGGGCCCTGCGAATTCGACGAACGCGTGGGCGGAGAAGCTCCAGTGGTGCCAGGCGCACGTGCCGGACGCGCGCGTCACCGTCACCATGGACAAGGGGCTCGTCTACGGGAAGGTGCTGGTGGATGACTGGCCGGAGTACATCCACCGTTGGCTCATGTGGCGGCCGCGTGGACTCGTCATCGTCCCCGCGCAGCCGTGGAACGTGGGCTTCGAGCACCCGAATGCGCTGCGCTACGACGGCACCAACCTGGCCGAGGTGCGCGCCCGGCTGCGGGCCGTGAGGGACGCGGCGCTTGGCGAAGCCCGGTGA